In a genomic window of Cynocephalus volans isolate mCynVol1 chromosome 1, mCynVol1.pri, whole genome shotgun sequence:
- the CSRNP3 gene encoding cysteine/serine-rich nuclear protein 3: MSGILKRKFEEVDGSSPCSSVRESDDEVSSSESADSGDSVNPSTSNHFTPSSILKREKRLRTKNVHFSCVTVYYFTRRQGFTSVPSQGGSTLGMSSRHNSVRQYTLGEFAREQERLHREMLREHLREEKLNSLKLKMTKNGTVESEEASTLTVDDISDDDIDLDNTEVDEYFFLQPLPTKKRRALLRASGVKKIDVEEKHELRAIRLSREDCGCDCRVFCDPETCTCSLAGIKCQVDRMSFPCGCTKEGCSNTAGRIEFNPIRVRTHFLHTIMKLELEKNREQQIPTLNGCHGEITAHSSSMGPVAHSVEYSIADNFEIETEPQAAVLHLQSAEELDCQGEEEEEEEDGSSFCSGVTDSSTQSLAPSESDEEEEEEEEEEEEEEDEDDKGDSFVEGLGTHAEVVPLPSVLCYSDGTAVHESHAKNASFYANSSTLYYQIDSHIPGTANQISENYAERDTVKNGTLSLVPYTMTPEQFVDYARQAEEAYSASHYPAANPSVIVCCSSSENDSAVPCNSLYPEHRSTHPQVEFHSYLKGPSQEGFVSALNGDSHISEHPAENSLSLAEKSRLHEECITSPVVETVPV; encoded by the exons ctTCCTCCATTCTCAAAAGGGAGAAGCGGCTGAGGACAAAGAATGTGCATTTCAGCTGTGTCACCGTGTACTACTTCACCCGGAGGCAAGGCTTCACGAGCGTGCCCAGTCAGGGGGGCAGCACGCTGGGCATGTCCAGCCGCCACAACAGCGTGCGCCAGTACACGCTGGGCGAGTTTGCCAGGGAGCAGGAGCGGCTGCACCGCGAGATGCTGAGAGAGCACCTCAGGGAGGAAAAGCTCAACTCGTTAAAACTGAAG ATGACTAAGAATGGCACAGTAGAATCTGAAGAAGCCAGCACTCTTACAGTGGATGACATTTCTGATGATGACATTGATTTAGACAACACAGAGGTGGACGAGTACTTCTTCCTCCAACCCCTGCCAACAAAAAAACGAAGAGCACTGCTGCGAGCCTCTGGAGTGAAGAAGATTGATGTGGAAGAAAAGCACGAGCTGCGAGCCATCCGCCTCTCGCGAGAAGACTGCGGCTGTGACTGCCGAGTGTTCTGTGATCCAGAAACATGTACCTGCAGCCTGGCAGGCATTAAGTGTCAG GTGGATCGTATGTCTTTCCCATGTGGCTGCACTAAAGAAGGATGTAGCAACACAGCAGGTAGAATTGAATTTAATCCTATCCGTGTCCGGACTCACTTTTTGCACACGATAATGAAACTTGAACTGGAGAAAAACCGAGAGCAGCAAATCCCCACGCTGAACGGCTGCCACGGTGAGATAACTGCTCACAGTAGTTCCATGGGCCCTGTCGCTCACTCCGTAGAGTATTCTATTGCAGACAACTTCGAGATTGAAACTGAACCACAGGCTGCAGTGCTGCACCTGCAGTCTGCTGAGGAATTAGATTgccaaggagaggaggaggaagaggaggaggatgggagCAGCTTTTGCAGCGGAGTCACCGATTCTAGCACGCAAAGCTTGGCACCTAGTGAGTcagacgaggaggaggaggaggaagaggaggaagaagaggaggaggaagacgaGGATGACAAAGGAGATAGCTTCGTGGAAGGTTTGGGCACCCATGCCGAAGTTGTCCCTCTTCCTTCGGTCCTTTGTTATTCTGATGGCACCGCTGTTCATGAAAGCCATGCAAAAAATGCTTCTTTTTATGCCAACTCTTCAACTCTGTATTACCAAATAGATAGCCACATTCCAGGAACTGCTAACCAGATCTCTGAGAACTATGCTGAAAGAGATACTGTCAAAAACGGTACCCTTTCGCTGGTGCCTTACACCATGACCCCAGAGCAATTTGTTGACTATGCCCGACAAGCAGAAGAGGCCTACAGTGCCTCCCACTACCCAGCTGCCAACCCCTCTGTAATCGTTTGCTGCTCCTCTTCCGAAAATGACAGCGCTGTGCCCTGCAATAGCTTATATCCCGAACACAGGTCCACTCATCCTCAAGTGGAATTTCACTCATACTTGAAAGGCCCCTCCCAGGAAGGGTTTGTCTCTGCGTTGAATGGTGACAGTCACATTTCAGAGCATCCTGCTGAGAATTCTCTGAGCCTTGCAGAAAAGAGCAGATTGCACGAAGAGTGCATCACATCACCCGTGGTCGAGACCGTCCCTGTCTAG